A single genomic interval of Camelina sativa cultivar DH55 chromosome 11, Cs, whole genome shotgun sequence harbors:
- the LOC104721574 gene encoding transcriptional corepressor LEUNIG-like produces the protein MSQTNWEADKMLDVYIHDYLVKRDLKATAQAFQAEGKVSSDPVAIDAPGGFLFEWWSVFWDIFIARTNEKHSEVAASYIETQMIKAREQQLQQSHHPQVSQQQQQQQQQQIQMQQLLLQQRAQQQQQQQQQQHHHQQQQQQQQQQQQQQHQNQPPSQQQQQQQPAPQHQQQPTSQQQPQRRDGSHLANGSANGLSGNNSDPVMRQNPGSGSSLASKAYEERVKMPTQRESLDEAAMKRFGDNVGQLLDPNHASMLKSAAASGQPAGQVLHSTSGGMSPQVQARNQQLSGSAVDIKSEINPVLTPRTAVPEGSLIGIPGSNQGNNNLTLKGWPLTGFDQLRSGLLQQQKPFMQSPQSFHQLNMLTPQHQQQLMLAQQNLNSQSVSEENRRLKMLLSNRSMSLGKDGLGSSVGDVLPNVGSSLQPGGPLLPRGDTDMLLKLKMALLQQQQHQQQQQQHQQQSGGNPPQPQQQSQSQPLNQLPLSNPQPQSSNHNIHQQDKLGGGGSITMDGSMSNSFRGSEQVLKNQSGRKRKQPVSSSGPANSSGTANTAGPSPSSAPSTPSTHTPGDVISIPNLPHSGGSSKSMMMFGTEGTGTLTSPSNQLADMDRFVEDGSLDDNVESFLSQEDGDQRDAVTRCMDVSKGFTFTEVNSVRASTSKVTCCHFSSDGKMLASAGHDKKAVLWHTDNMKPKTTLEEHTAMITDIRFSPSLSRLATSSFDKTVRVWDADNKGYSLRTFMGHSSMVTSLDFHPIKDDLICSCDNDNEIRYWSINNGSCTRVYKGGSTQMRFQPRVGKYLAASSANLVNVLDVETQAIRHSLQGHANPINSVCWDPSGDFLASVSEDMVKVWTLGTGSEGECVHELSCNGNKFQSCVFHPAYPSLLVIGCYQSLELWNMSENKTMTLPAHEGLIASLAVSTATGLVASASHDKLVKLWK, from the exons atgtctcAGACCAACTGGGAAGCTGATAAAAT GTTGGATGTCTACATCCACGATTATCTGGTTAAAAGAGATTTAAAAGCCACTGCTCAGGCTTTCCAAGCTGAAGGAAAAGTGTCATCAGATCCAGTAG CCATTGATGCACCTGGCGGATTTCTTTTCGAGTGGTGGTCTGTCTTCTGGGATATATTTATTGCTAGGACCAATGAGAAGCATTCCGAGGTTGCCGCATCTTACATCGAG ACGCAAATGATCAAAGCGAGAGAACAGCAATTGCAGCAATCTCACCACCCACAGGTTtcacagcagcagcagcaacaacagcagcagcaaatACAAATGCAACAACTCTTGTTGCAACAACGTGCacaacagcagcaacagcagcagcagcaacaacatcatcatcagcaacagcagcagcaacagcaacaacaacaacagcaacaacatcaAAACCAACCACCTTCTcaacagcagcaacagcagcagccGGCGCCTCAACACCAACAGCAGCCAACATCACAGCAGCAGCCACAGAGAAGAGATGGATCCCACCTTGCAAATGGATCAGCAAATGGCCTTTCTGGTAACAACAGTGACCCAGTTATGAGGCAAAATCCTGGGTCTGGTAGTTCTTTAGCAAGCAAGGCATATGAGGAGAGGGTCAAAATGCCAACTCAGAGGGAATCCTTAGATGAAGCTGCTATGAAG AGATTTGGGGACAATGTTGGGCAACTGCTGGATCCAAATCATGCATCAATGTTGAAATCTGCTGCAGCTTCCGGACAACCTGCAGG GCAAGTCTTACATAGTACAAGTGGTGGTATGTCTCCACAGGTTCAAGCTCGTAATCAACAACTTTCCGGGTCTGCAGTG GATATAAAAAGTGAGATCAATCCCGTGCTCACTCCCAGAACTGCTGTTCCTGAAGGGTCATTGATCGGAATTCCTG GTTCAAATCAAGGCAACAACAACCTTACACTTAAAGGGTGGCCACTCACA GGATTTGATCAGCTTCGTTCTGGTCTTCTTCAGCAGCAAAAACCGTTTATGCAGTCTCCTCAGTCTTTTCACCAACTCAACATGTTGACTCCGCAACATCAGCAGCAGCTCATGCTGGCTCAACAGAATCTAAATTCACAATCTGTCAGTGAAGAGAACAGAAGACTTAAAATGCTATTGAGCAACAGGAGCATGAGCCTTGGAAAGGATGGCCTTGGGAGTTCTGTTGGGGATGTTTTACCTAACGTTGGATCGTCTTTACAACCTGGTGGCCCTCTTTTGCCACGTGGAGACACTGACATGCTACTAAAG TTAAAGATGGCCCTGttacagcagcagcagcatcaacA acagcagcagcagcatcaacAACAGAGTGGTGGGAATCCACCACAGCCGCAGCAGCAGTCACAGTCACAACCACTTAATCAGCTCCCCCTTTCAAATCCTCAACCACAGAGTTCAAATCACAATATTCATCAACAAGATAAATTGGGAGGTGGTGGTAGTATTACAATGGATGGTAGCATGTCAAATTCTTTTCGAGGAAGTGAACAG GTGTTGAAGAATCAGAGTgggaggaaaagaaaacaacccGTTTCGTCTTCTGGGCCAGCTAATAGTTCAGGAACAGCTAACACTGCAGGACCATCACCAAGCTCAGCACCTTCAACACCTTCAACTCATACTCCTGGAGATGTGATTTCTATACCTAATCTGCCGCACAGTGGTGGTTCCTCCAAATCTATGATGATGTTTGGCACTGAAGGAACTGGGACCCTTACATCTCCATCAAATCAGTTG GCTGATATGGATCGATTTGTGGAAGATGGGTCGCTTGACGACAATGTTGAGTCTTTTTTATCCCAGGAGGATGGTGATCAACGGGATGCCGTTACGCGGTGTATGGATGTTAGCAAAG GTTTCACGTTTACTGAAGTGAATTCAGTACGCGCGAGCACAAGCAAAGTTACCTGCTGTCACTTCTCATCGGATGGAAAAATGCTTGCTAGTGCCGGACATGACAAAAAG GCTGTATTGTGGCACACAGACAATATGAAGCCAAAGACAACCCTTGAGGAGCACACAGCTATGATAACAGATATCCGTTTTAGTCCAAGCCTGTCTCGCCTTGCAACTTCTTCATTTGACAAAACTGTCAGGGTGTGGGATGCTGATAAT AAAGGTTATTCCCTTCGTACTTTCATGGGACACTCTTCTATGGTTACGTCACTTGACTTCCATCCCATCAAGGATGATCTCATATGTTCATGTGACAATGATAACGAAATAAGGTACTGGAGCATCAATAATGGAAGTTGCACAAGAGTGTACAAG GGTGGTTCCACTCAGATGAGGTTCCAACCCCGTGTTGGAAAGTATCTCGCGGCTTCATCAGCAAATCTTGTCAATGTACTAGATGTCGAAACACAAGCTATTCGACACTCTTTGCAG GGGCATGCTAATCCGATAAACTCGGTTTGCTGGGATCCTTCTGGTGACTTCTTGGCTTCGGTAAGTGAAGATATGGTAAAAGTATGGACGCTGGGTACAGGTAGTGAAGGAGAATGTGTTCATGAGCTAAGCTGCAACGGCAACAAATTCCAGTCTTGTGTTTTCCATCCCGCTTACCCCTCGCTGCTCGTTATTGGCTGCTACCAG TCATTAGAACTATGGAACATGTCAGAGAACAAGACGATGACGTTACCAGCTCACGAAGGGCTAATTGCGTCATTGGCTGTTTCAACTGCAACtggattggttgcatcagcTAGTCACGACAAGCTAGTGAAGCTGTGGAAGTGA